The following proteins come from a genomic window of Synechococcus sp. BIOS-E4-1:
- the ubiE gene encoding bifunctional demethylmenaquinone methyltransferase/2-methoxy-6-polyprenyl-1,4-benzoquinol methylase UbiE produces MKPGDAEAVEQLFNEAAPSYDRLNDWLSFGLHRQWKRQMVLQLAPRPGEQWLDLCCGTGDLALALARRLRPGGGVVGVDAAAAPLAIAAQRSAREPWLPVHWQQGDALNLELQDACADGALMAYGLRNLADPAAGLRELRRVLREGGRAGLLDFNRPPSGTAAAVFQRTYLRRVVVPVASRAGLADHYAYLEASLMRFPDGPAQQHLALDAGFREACHRPLAGGLMGLLTVWA; encoded by the coding sequence TTGAAACCCGGCGATGCAGAAGCTGTTGAACAGTTGTTTAACGAGGCTGCGCCCAGCTACGACAGGCTGAACGATTGGCTGAGCTTCGGACTCCATCGCCAGTGGAAGCGACAGATGGTGCTGCAGCTTGCACCGCGGCCAGGAGAGCAATGGCTGGATCTGTGTTGCGGAACGGGTGATCTGGCCCTCGCTCTGGCACGCCGTTTGAGACCTGGCGGGGGCGTGGTTGGTGTGGATGCGGCGGCTGCTCCTCTGGCGATCGCGGCCCAGCGATCAGCGCGGGAACCATGGCTGCCGGTGCACTGGCAGCAGGGCGATGCTCTGAATCTGGAACTGCAGGATGCCTGCGCCGATGGGGCGTTGATGGCCTATGGATTGCGCAATCTGGCTGATCCGGCTGCTGGCCTCAGGGAGCTTCGGCGCGTGTTGCGTGAGGGAGGCCGCGCCGGTCTGCTGGATTTCAACCGACCGCCGTCTGGCACTGCTGCGGCTGTGTTCCAACGGACTTACCTGCGCAGAGTGGTGGTTCCTGTTGCGTCTAGGGCCGGCCTTGCCGATCACTACGCCTATCTCGAAGCGAGCCTCATGCGTTTCCCCGATGGACCCGCACAGCAGCATTTGGCACTCGACGCCGGCTTCCGCGAAGCCTGCCATCGCCCGTTGGCAGGTGGCCTGATGGGCCTTCTCACGGTTTGGGCCTGA
- a CDS encoding site-specific integrase — protein MKILESIRLMGGDLLIQRFDDRPNYQARLYDRKNRRYITRSLRTTDQAVATDRAIALWRESMPLIEANVPLKAGSIAACIEDYYAYQQRRVEAGEIQAGALRDSRAQLSVALIYCGLQELTLLTHVQAHSFNEFLPWRRDKSLLITTGKAGIMRRSSLNKGIRELRMWWKWVKAQRLSEVELEIKELSTRREEPRQRNVAFTDADWKKLLAELKRWAFTEAKGPDWKIKRMRPVHWFGRRNFFYLMQMLVLSGLRPQEATQIITWNDLKFRNQGANATARALDSALVIRVRNDQGKGSRSVATNAGVLLKAFKKYSNDWRKENGYPQIKGSDLVFAYPPSNKAYSYTHYGKMFRDRLRHIGLEGKGYTIRSTRATYITDRLAEGKAPYIVARNCGHDLKVMMRDYEQLNEDQLINELL, from the coding sequence GTGAAAATCCTCGAGAGCATCCGCCTGATGGGCGGGGATTTGCTGATTCAGCGGTTCGATGACCGACCTAATTATCAAGCACGTCTGTACGACCGCAAGAACAGGCGTTACATCACGCGTTCTCTGCGCACGACCGACCAGGCAGTAGCGACTGACAGGGCAATAGCCCTTTGGCGGGAGTCGATGCCCTTGATTGAGGCCAATGTGCCGTTGAAAGCAGGGTCAATCGCCGCCTGCATCGAGGATTACTACGCGTATCAGCAGCGGAGGGTGGAAGCAGGGGAGATACAGGCAGGCGCACTGCGGGATTCAAGGGCACAGCTCTCTGTTGCTTTGATTTATTGCGGCTTGCAGGAGCTGACCCTGCTGACTCACGTCCAAGCGCACAGCTTCAACGAGTTTTTGCCCTGGCGTCGGGACAAATCACTGCTGATCACCACTGGTAAGGCAGGGATTATGCGCCGTTCGTCCCTCAATAAAGGGATCAGGGAGCTGCGGATGTGGTGGAAGTGGGTGAAGGCACAGCGATTGAGCGAGGTCGAGCTTGAAATCAAAGAGCTTTCCACCAGACGGGAGGAACCACGGCAACGCAACGTGGCATTCACAGATGCCGACTGGAAAAAGCTCCTTGCAGAGCTGAAACGCTGGGCTTTTACCGAAGCGAAAGGCCCTGACTGGAAGATCAAGAGGATGCGTCCAGTGCATTGGTTCGGAAGAAGGAACTTCTTCTACCTGATGCAGATGCTTGTGCTGTCAGGCCTGCGTCCACAGGAAGCAACCCAGATCATCACGTGGAATGACCTGAAATTCCGCAATCAAGGGGCGAATGCTACAGCTAGAGCGCTTGATTCTGCTCTTGTCATCCGCGTTCGCAACGATCAAGGCAAAGGTTCGCGTTCAGTTGCAACGAATGCAGGGGTATTGCTGAAAGCCTTCAAGAAATACTCGAATGATTGGAGAAAAGAGAATGGTTACCCACAGATCAAAGGATCTGACTTGGTATTTGCGTATCCCCCAAGTAATAAGGCGTACTCATACACTCATTACGGGAAAATGTTTCGTGATCGACTCCGTCACATTGGATTAGAGGGTAAGGGCTACACAATCCGCTCAACAAGAGCGACATACATCACTGATCGTCTAGCTGAAGGTAAGGCTCCGTACATCGTCGCCCGTAATTGTGGGCATGACTTGAAAGTCATGATGAGAGACTACGAACAGCTCAATGAAGATCAGTTGATCAACGAATTGTTGTAG